A window of Limosilactobacillus reuteri genomic DNA:
AATGCTGAAGCTACTAAGACGATTGAAAAATTACAACAAGAGATACAGCAATTGCAACAAACAGTAAAACAGTTGCAGAATACGCCGATAAAGGCTAATCGACCATCACCTCGGCAACAAAATGAGCAACCACGAGTACAACAAAAGAAAGTGCAGGTTAATCTCAATAAGATTTACCCAGTGTTAGAAAATGCGACTCGTCAAGATTTAATAAATGTTCGTGAGTTATGGGGAGATATGTTGAACCTATTGTCGGTGCCACAGCGGTCCTTACTTCACGTTTCACAACCGGTTGCCGCTAGTGCCGTGGGAATAATTGTTGCTTTTGATTATCCGTTCTTATTCCAGCAAGCCGCTGATGATACAACGTTGTTAAAGAATATGGAAAGTGCTTTGCAACGTTTAACTGGGAATGAACGGCAAGTTGTTTTTGTACCTAAGGATAAGTGGCCAAAAATTCGGCAAGATTTTATTAAAGATCATGGTTTTAGTAAGAATCAGCAAAAGCCGCAGCCTACTAAACAAAAGCCACAAACTACTGAAGGAAGCGGGCAAACTCCTGTGGCCACACCGGCACCAATGGAAGAACCACTGCTACCACCAGAAGATGAAGCACTGACTGAAGAAACGTCACCTCAAGAAGATAACCAAGTAGCAACAGCACAGAAGCTATTTGGTAGTGATATTGTTAAAGTAGAAGATAATTAAGAAAAAGGATGGATGATGATATTATGATGCGTGGAATGAATATGCAACAAATGATGAAGCAAGCTAAGGCAATGCAAAAGAAAATGATGGCTGAACATGAAGAACTTGCTAAACAGGAATTTGTTGGAAAAGCACCAGATGATATGGTAACTGCTACATTTAGCGGGGATAATCAATTAATTGACTTAAAGATTAAGCCAGAAGCAGTTGATCCAGATGATATTGATATGCTTCAAGACTTGGTAATTGCTGCTGTGAAAGACGGAATGAAACAAGTCAATGATGCTACTCAACAAAAGCTTGGTAAATATACGCAAGGTATGGGGTTGTAAAAAGTGATCCAATATCCAGAACCATTAGCGAAATTAATTGAAAGCTATACTAAGTTGCCAGGAATCGGGCAAAAGACTGCAACTCGCCTGGCATTCTATACTTTGAGTATGCAAGAAGACGATGTAACAAACTTTGCTAAATCCCTTCTGTCTGCTAAAAGGGACCTTCATAACTGTAGTATTTGTGGCAATATTACCGAAGACGACCCTTGTCCAATTTGTTGCGATAAGACCCGTGATCATTCGCAAATTCTAGTTGTTGAGCAGTCACAAGACGTTATGGCAATGGAACGGATGCATGAATACCATGGTTTATACCATGTCCTTCATGGAGTTATTTCTCCAGTTGCAGGAACAGGCCCAGAAGATATTAATATTACAAGTTTACTTAAACGACTAAAGAAAGATGATGAAGTAAAGGAAATTATTATTGCAACGAATGCTTCATCTGATGGTGAGTTGACGGCTGGTTACCTCGCTAAGCTAATTAAGCCTGCGGGAATTAAAGTTACTCGGTTGGCGCATGGGTTATCAGTTGGCGCTGATATTGACTATGCTGATGAGATGACATTATTCAAAGCAGTGCAAGGGCGAACGGAGATGTAAGAAAATGTTTTTTAAGCGGCCGACCAAAGAGGTAGAACGTGAACGAAACCAACGTCTGCTAGAAGCAGTATACTCTACGAAGGCTAGTTGGGATCATGCACGTGAAACTGAACGGGCAGTATATGAAGCAAACGTTAATAGTGAACTTCATTATCGTTCCCGGATTCAAGAGCAGAAATTTTTATACCTATATAAAATTGCTCGCAAATTTAAAGTTCACGGGAAATTAAATGATGGAGTAATTGATCGCTAGGAGAGAGAAATGGACGGTAAATTTATATCATTTGAAGGACCAGATGGCGCGGGTAAGACAAGTGTAATCCAACAGATCCAACGGGAATTGGAAGATCAGCTTGGCACAGAAAAAGTTATGTATACTCGTGAACCGGGTGGTAATAAGATCTCTGAGCAAATTCGCCAGGTACTGTTTGATGGTCAAAATACCGATATGGATGGGCGGACAGAAGCATTGCTTTTTGCTGCTGCTCGTCGGCAACACATTGTTTCAGAAATAATTCCGGGGCTGAAAGCAGGGAAAGTTATTCTGTGTGATCGCTTTGTGGATAGTTCCATTGCTTACCAGGGAGCTGGCCGGGGCCTTGGAGAAAAAGAAATTTGGCAAATTAATCAGTTTGCGATTGATGGGCTAATGCCGGCGTTGACAATTTATCTTGATATTGAATCGGAAATTGGCTTAAAACGGATTGCTGAGCATCGTTCTAATCAAGTTAATCGATTAGATGAAGAAAAGCTTGAATTTCATCGAACTGTTCGTCAATCTTATTTAAAACTCTACCAGAATTATCCAGAACGCATAAAGTTGATTGATGCAAGCCAGCCATTGGAAAAAGTGATTGAGGATGTAAAAGCAACAATTCATGACCGGTTTTCAGATTTGTTTTAATAAAAAAGGGTGATTAATAATGAAAATGATTATTGCAATTGTTCAATCAAAAGATAGCAATCGTTTACGAAAAGCATTTAATAAAGCTGATATTCAAGTTACTCAATTATCAACAACTGGTGGCTTTCTTCGTGAAGGAAACGCGACATTTTTAATTGGGATTGAGGATGAACGTGTTCAAGAGGTATTATCAGTAATTAAAAAGAATGCTGAATCACGTGAACAATACGTTACATCGCAAATGCATATGGATGTTGAAGGCGGTTCGGCATTTCCTGTCAACGTAAAGATTGGTGGGGCAACTGTCTTTGTCTTACCAGTAGAAGACTTCATTAAATTTTAAGTAGGTGAAGATGGGTGGTTGAACAGGGACAAACACGTGCAGAAAAATTACAACCAGCAATAATTACTCGTTTTCAAAAAATATTATCAAATAATGAGCTTGCTCATGCTTATCTGTTTGTTGGGCCAAGTGGTTCAGGAAAAATGTCTCTTGTCCAATGGTTATCATTACGGTTATTTTGTCTTCATCCCCAGGACAATGAACCAGACTTAACCTGTGCCGAGTGTCAGCGAATTTTATCTGGAAACCATCCTGACATTGTCTATGCTGCTCCAGAAGGTCGCCAAATAAAGGTTGATGAGATTCGCCACTTAAAAGCAGAGTTTTCTAAGAGTGCGGTAGAAGGCAATAAGAAAATTTTTATTATTAAAGATGCTGATAAAATGACAAACGGTGCAGCAAATAGTCTTCTTAAGTTTATTGAAGAACCAGGAGCTGGCGTTTATATCTTTATGCTAACGACTAATAAAAGTGCTGTCTTACCAACGATTCGATCACGAACACAGGTGATTGAACTACCACCATTAAAACGAGATGCATTGTTAACAGTTTTAACTGAACATAATATTCCACCATCTCAACAACAGATTGCTGTTGGGATTACAGATTCCGTCGTAATGATTGAACAATGGCAAGAAGATAATTGGTTTGAGAGTGCGATCAAAGGAGTCATTCAGTGGTATCAAGATACAACTAGAAATGGGATGCTAGGCTTTGTAGATGTTCAGACAAATCTGCAAAAAGTAGCTACCGACCGCGATAAACAGCAAGTAGTTTTGGACCTAATTACCTTAATTTGGCGTGATACTCTAATAGTAAATTCGGGAATTACAGTTACCAATCGTCTTCACTTTAATAATAATTTAAGGGAAATAGGAGAAGTAGTTAGAAAATATTCTCCTCAACAATTGTTAGCAGCTAGTCAGTTAACGTTAGAGACTCGTCACATGTTAGAACAAAATATTAGTTTTCAAAATATTGTTGAACAATTAACGATTCGGCTTGTGCAGGTTTTAGGCATTAGTTAGGGGCGAAAAGATGAGTGAAGAATATAGTTCAGATAATCTTTATGAACAATTTGCGCAGGTGAAGAACCAGACTCAGGACTTGGTTGATAAAATGGAACAGTTGCAGGCAAAAATTATTGCTATTTCTGAGGAAAATGTGGAACTTTCAATTGAAAACAAGCATTTACGTCAGATGATTAAAGAAAAGCAGCCACATCATAGTGAAAATCAATTATCTGGATCACGACAAAATCTAAAAGAACTTTACCAACAGGGATTTCATGTTTGTAGTGAGTACTATGGTAAACGCCTTGAGCCTAATGAATCTTGTACTTTTTGTTTAGATGCAATATTTGGACATGAACAAGGAATGACAAAATAGGAGATAGTATGCAGCAAATTAGTAGTTTTAATGATCATCAATCAGGAAGCTTATATTTGGTTCCAACACCAATTGGAAATTTAGATGATATGACTTTCCGTGCAATTAAAACCTTAAAAGAAGTGGATCTGATTGCTGCTGAAGATACGCGTCATACTCAGCAACTATTAAACCATTTTGATATATCAACCCGTCAAATTAGTTTTCATGAGCATAATACTGAACAACGTGTTCCAGAATTAATTGCGAAATTAAAAGCTGGTTATTCGATTGCCCAGTGCAGTGATGCAGGGATGCCCTCGATTTCTGACCCCGGCAAGGAATTGGTAGCGGCGGCAGTTAGAGAGGGTTTGCCAGTAATTCCGCTTCCAGGAGCTAATGCAGGGTTAACGGCTCTTATCGCTTCGGGGTTAGTTCCCCAACCGTTTTACTTTTTTGGCTTTTTAGAGCGCAAACACCAGCAACAAGTAGCGGTGCTGGAGCAATTGAAAGAGCGTAAAGAGACGATGATTTTTTATGAAGCTCCTCACCGCTTAAAAAAGACTTTAGCTACGATGGCGGAAGTTTTTGGTGATGAACGGCAGGTTGTTTTAGCACGGGAACTCACTAAACGCTATGAAGAGTTTACCCGGGGAAAGCTTGCTGAAGTAACTGCCTGGTTTGAAGATCACCAACCACGAGGAGAATTTGTTATTCTAGTAGCTGGGAATGAACACCCCACAGAGAAGAATAATAATGATATTGAATTACCTTTAACAGAGCAAGTTGACAAGGAAATTTTAAATGGGCTTTCTACTAATGCCGCAATTAAGCTGGTAGCAAAGAAAAATAATATAAAACGCCAGGAATTATATAAACAATATCATCAACTGTAGGAGAAAAGTATGGAGTTAAAGCAAGAAGCACAGATATTCGAAATGCCGCACTTATTAACATATTATGAGTGTGATGAAACAAGTCATCCAAGCTTGAGTATGATATTAAGTATGATTTCCATGGTATCTGATGAGCATAGTATGGCTTTAGGAATGGGAACCGAAGAAATACAAGCTACTGGCGGTACGTGGGTAGTTAGCGGCTATGAAGGACAGCTTTCCGCAAAACAACCTTCTTTTGGTGAAACAATTATTTTAGGAACAAAAGCTGTTTCCTACAACCGCTTTTTTGCTGTTCGTGATTTTTGGATAACGGATAAAGAACACCAGATTGAATATGCACGAATTAGGTCGATTTTTGTGTTTATGAATCTAAAGACGCGACGAATGCAATCAATTCCACCAGCTTTAATTGAACCGTTTAATGCTCCGATTGCGAAAAGAATTCCTCGTCTAAAACGACCTCACAAATTGGATGAAAATGCTTCGGTAATAAAGAAAAATTATCAAGTTCGTTATTTTGACCTTGATGCTAATCACCATGTTAATAATGCGCGTTACTTTGATTGGCTTCTTGATCCGCTTGGACGTGATTTTTTACGAGAAAGTCAAATAAAGAGATTTAATTTGCAGTATCTTCAAGAGGTACGCAATGGAGAAATTGTGGAAAGCAAAGTTAATAAGCTCCAAAAAAACAATGAAAAGGTAACCTACCATCAAATTGATGTTGGTGAGCAGCTTGATGCAATTGCTGAGATAGAATGGTATTAAAAATTAATCAATGAATAATAGTGACTGGTTTCTAGGCAGGAAATTAGTTGCTATTTTATTTTAGTCCTAAATATAGACGAAAAGATCTTAAATGGTTTAATGTAGAGACATTTAAAGGAAGATGGTATTCTATGAATAGTAGTAATTATGAGGAGTGAGTTGACGTGAAAAAATCTTTAACGGCGATTATTTACCTTGAACCCGATCAAGTTAATTTACGAATTATTGAGATACCTACTTTCAAAGTGATAAATAGCGTTCGATCGGGCCTGTTAAATATCGGAAATGCTAAAGTGGCTAATTATTCAGAAAATATGACCGCAATTGTTAACAATATTGAAGGATTTAAACAAATCATTAATGACTACCAGGCAACACCAGTTAAATTTTATGGGGATTTGGAAGACCTTGATCCAGTTACAACTAGGTATGTGGCCGATCAGTTAGAAGTTCGGACGGGGTTACAGATTGAATGGTTAAACAATAACCAACTAATGGCACAGTCAATGAGTTACCTTTTAACTTTGCTGCCAGATTTTGAGAAACTTAGTAAACACAATATGTATCTCTTGAGCATTGGTCTTAGCTCGACTACCTTGGCTTATTTTCACCATGGAAGCTTCGAACGTGCATGGGATATTGATCTTGGTAATGCAAAAATCAGTCAGTTGGTGGGCCGTCTCCGCAAAACTGCCACCAATCCAACTGAAATTATTCAAGATTACATTAGTAGTAAATTAGAGTATTTAACGCCAGAATTAACAAAGAAAAAGCATACAGTAATGATGGTGCAAAATGCCCTCTCACTCAATAAATTATTTTTGCCAAATGATCAGCAGATCGCTGAAGTGCCACTAGACAAATTTCATGATGATTATCAAAAAATTTTATCACCAGTAAAAGATGGTTTGATGAAGAATATTCAGATTGATGATCAGCAATTTGAATTACTATTACCAAATTATTTGGTAACGGCGCGAACAGTTCGCTTAATACAACCAGCTAGCCTTTATGTAACTGATATTTCAACAATGGATGGGATTTCCCATGGAATTGGGGTTGCTAATCCTAAAACAAGACGTCAAATTAATGAAATGATCAGAACAGCTGCCGACAATATTTCTTCACGATATGGTGTTGATTCAGCTCACCTGGATTTTGTAACACGCTTTTCTCTTCAGTTTTTTGACCAATTACGCCCAATTCATCGTCTTGGTCAACATGAGCGATTATTATTAGAAATTGCTAGTAGAATTGATGATATTGGTAATTTTATTAATCAAGGAGGACACTATCGTCACTCTGCTTATATTATGGAGGCTAATCCCTTGATCGGCCTTTCGGATAAAGATAATCGGATTATTGCTGAAGTGGCCAGATATCATAGTGCAGAGTCTCCAGATATTAGTCAAGCTCATTATCGCCACCTCGATGATGAGATCCAGATGCCAGTAGCAAAGTTAGCTGCTATTTTGCGATTAGTAGATGCATTAGATGATTCACGGCTGCAAAAAATTTCAAGTATTAAATTGAAGTTAGTAGGAGATAGCCGTTTGATCATTAAAGCAACCGCTAATGATGACCTTGTTCTTGAGAAGTGGTCTTTTAGTAAAAAGTCGCAACTATTTAAGGATGTATATGGAATTGAACCGGTCTTAACTGAGAGGAGCAATCATTAAGATGTATAAGGAGTTTTATAAGCCACAGAATTATGTCAATCGGGAATTGAGCTGGATTGACTTTAATGGACGAGTACTTGGAGAGGCCACTGATACTGCCAATCCTTTGTTAGAACGTGCTAACTTCTTGGGAATTACACAAAGCAATGTTGATGAATTTTTTATGGTGCGGGTTGCTTCTCTTCATAAACTTGCTGCTGCCAATGTTACTACTACTGACGCATCTGGTTTAACTCCAGAAGAACAGTTGGATGCAGTGAATGAAAAAGAACATCGAATGGTTAAGCAACGGTATGAAGTTTACAATCAGCAAATTATCCCAGACCTTGCAAAAAATAATATTCATATTCTTCGTGTCTCCAAACTTGATGAGAAGCAGTATGAATTTATTCGTCGATATTTTAATGATGAGCTAATGCCAGTTTTGACTCCCATGGCAGACGATGCTTCACGTCCGTTTCCTTTTATCTCCAATAATTCCTTGAATATTGCTGTTCAGCTGCGGCGGCAAATTCAGCCAACAAGTAAATCAGTTACAGAGGAAATTTTAGAAGGGGATCAAGAAGTTCATCGTCCACAAATTGAACCACATGATGATCGACAGGAAGCGGATATCAAATTTGCAACAGTCCGTGTTCCAGAAATTTATAAGCGGTTAGTCCGGCTGCCAGGAGAAAATAGTTTCATTTTGATTGATGAAATTATTACTGAATTCCTTAGCGCGCTTTTTCCTGGATATGAGATATTAGCTACGGCATCATATCGAGTTATGCGGGATATGGACTTAGACGTTGCTGAAGAAGATACGTCAGATTTGCTCCGGGCCGTCAAACGACAATTGCGAGAACGAGAACACGGGCAGGTGACGCGCCTAGAAGTTCCAGCTTCAATCGATGAATGGTTAAAGGATCAGTTAATTGATAATCTGCATGTAAGTGAACGGTCACTGTATGAAGTAGATGGTCCCGTCGATTTAACTTTCTTGAAAAAATTATCGGGGATGGTTGATGGACATGATGACTTGCGCTATCCGCCATATAAGCCATACCTCAACCCAGCGTTAGACATGGAACATAATATTTTTTCCTCAATTCGCCAGAAAGACTATTTAATGCAGCATCCCTATGATAATTTTCAAGCCGTGGTTAACTTTATTCATCAAGCAGCCATTGACCCAGATGTTTTAGCAATCAAGATGACACTTTACCGGGTTTCTGGCAATTCACCGATTATTAAGTACCTCGGAATGGCCGCACAACAGGGGAAGCAAGTAACAGTCTTGGTTGAAGTTAAAGCACGGTTTGATGAACAAAATAATGTTCGGTGGGCACAACGACTTGAACAAATGGGGTGCCACGTTATTTACGGTTTGGTTGGCCTTAAAACGCACTGTAAAGTTGCCTTGGTTATCCGTCGTGATGAGGATGGTCTTCGGCGTTATATGCACCTAGGAACGGGTAACTATAATGATGTAACAGCTCATTTTTATACTGATATGGGCTTGTTTACTTGTGACCATGAACTGGGTATTGATATGACGAACCTCTTTAATATGCTGTCAGGATTTGCTCGACCAGCTTATTTCAATGAATTACGAGTATCTCCTGATGGAATCCGGACATTTATTAATGCCAAAATTGATGAGCAGATTGAAAATGCCAAAAATGGTAATCCAGCGTTGATTCGGATGAAGATGAACTCCTTGTCTGACAAGCAAATCATTGCCCGTCTATACGCTGCTGCTGCTAGTGGAGTTAAGGTTGAGTTATTAATTCGGGGCATTACCTGTTTAAGGAACGATTTGCCAGAACTGCATGGGAATATCGAAGTGCATTCTATTATTGGGCGTTTCCTTGAGCACTCCCGGATCTACTACTTTAAGAGTAATGGGCATGAGGAAGTTTACCTTGCAAGTGCGGATATGATGACGAGAAATCTTAATCGGCGGGTTGAAGAATTGTATCCCGTTACCCAGCCAGACACAAAAGCTCATGCAATTCATATTTTTGATGTCATGTGGAAGGATAATGTTAAAGCTCGTCGATTAGTAGGAGACCATTATGAACGGATTGATCGTGGTGATGCCGCACCAATCAATTCACAAGAATACTTTGTCAAACAAGCAATGAAATTAAATGCGCGTGAGAAGAAGGAGAAAAAAGCCAAAAAACATTTCTCTTCTGTTTTTGAAACTTTGACTCGCCATGTTCCCAATCTTCATTTAGATGAGCGAAAGGATGAGTAATTTATGAGCAATGAGCAGTACTTGGCAATTCTTGATTTAGGTTCGAATTCAGTTCGGCTTAAAATAACAAAAATTCAAGATAACGGGAGCTTTGAAACGGTTCAATACGAAAAAAGATACGTTCGCCTTGCTTCAAATATGGGGCCAGAAAAAATGCTGAAGTCAACTCCCGTAAAGCGGACTATTGATGCCTTAAAAGAATTTCGGGCAATTTGTGATCGATATCGAAATAAGAATCTGACAATTATTGCGGTTGCAACTGCCGCCGTTCGTCAAGCGCAAAATCAACTGCAATTTCTGGAAAAGGTCCAGCAAAAAACCGGTTTTGAAATTCACGTAATTAGTGGGGAACGAGAAGCATATCTTGACTATGTTGGAGTTAACCAGACTCTTCCAATTAATAAGGGAATAATCGTTGATACTGGAGGAGCAAGTATGGAATTAATCTCGGTAAATAATGGGGAAGCAGAAGAAGCAGTTAGTATTCCGATCGGCTCCGTCAGTATTTCGCAAACTTATCACCTTGAAGATCAGATTAATCCGGCTGATTTATTTGATGCCATGGTTAAAATTGATGAAGTCCTCTCTCAACAATTGTGGTTGAATCGGATGCGGGAAACAAAGATTGTGGCACTCGGGGGATGCAACCGTGCATTGGCGAAGGTATATCGGTGGCAACAAGCACTTAATCCAGATGAAGTCAGACCGGTTCATGGATTAACAATGCGTTCAGAAGAAGCCTTTTTGATTATGCGGCAGCTATTAGAGGCGGATCGGCAGACACGGGCAGGAATCCGTGGAATTACGAAGGTGCGAGCAGATGTAATTGTCGGGGGGCTTTTACCACTCATCTCTCTTGTCCGGCAATTATCAATTAACGAGATTAGTTTTAGTAATAGCGGATTAAGAGAGGGCTTATTATTTAAGTACCTTGAGCAGCAGATTAATTTTAATCAGCTAAAATCTTCACTATAAAATTATCTGCAAAAAACTTTATTTATTTTTTACTAAATTTTACTAATTAGAAACAGTAAAACTGTGCTACAATCACTATGAAAGCTGTAGTTGGATCAAGGAGGAAACAAGATGTCAATTTTAGTTGCTGGTGGTGCCGGATATATCGGTTCCCATATGGTAAAAGATCTTATTGAAAATGGCGAAGATGTAGTAGTTGCTGATAACTTATCAACGGGTCACCGGGATGCAATTAATCCCAAGGCTAAGTTTTACGAAGGCGATATTCGTGATCGTCAATTCTTAGACAAGATTTTTGACAATGAAGATATTACTGCAGTTGTTCACTTTGCTGCTTTCTCAATTGTCCCTGAATCAATGAGTAAGCCATTGAAGTACTTTGATAACAATACTGGTGGAATGATTACTTTGCTTGAAGCGATGCATGATCATGATGTTAAGTATATTGTCTTTAGTTCAACCGCTGCTACTTATGGGGTTCCAGAACATATGCCAATTAAGGAAACGGACCCACAAAAGCCAATTAACCCATATGGCTTGAGTAAGTTAATGATGGAAGAAATGATGACTTGGGCTGATAAAGCTTATGGTATTAAATTTGTTGCCCTCCGTTACTTCAACGTTGCTGGGGCTGCTCCTGATGGCACGATCGGTGAAGATCATGGTCCAGAAACACACTTAGTTCCAATTATTCTTCAAGTTGCGCAAGGCAAGCGGGATGAATTGAGTATCTTTGGGGATGACTACAATACACCAGATGGTACCAATGTTCGTGACTATGTTCATGTTATGGATTTAGCAGATGCTCATATTCTTGCTATTAAGTACCTTCAAGAAGGTAACAAGAGTAATGCCTTTAACCTTGGTTCATCCACTGGCTTCTCTAACAAACAAATGCTAGAAGCAGCCCGTGAAGTTACGGGTCAACCTATTCCAGCTAAAATGGCACCACGCCGTCCAGGAGATCCAGATTCATTAGTTGCTGCTAGTGATAAGGCTCGTAATATTCTTGGATGGAGTCCTAAGTATGATGATGTTCACGACATTATTGCAACTGCTTGGAAGTGGCATTCAACTCATCCAAAGGGTTATGATGATCGCGACTAATAATCGGTTTTAAAATAATAAA
This region includes:
- the galE gene encoding UDP-glucose 4-epimerase GalE translates to MSILVAGGAGYIGSHMVKDLIENGEDVVVADNLSTGHRDAINPKAKFYEGDIRDRQFLDKIFDNEDITAVVHFAAFSIVPESMSKPLKYFDNNTGGMITLLEAMHDHDVKYIVFSSTAATYGVPEHMPIKETDPQKPINPYGLSKLMMEEMMTWADKAYGIKFVALRYFNVAGAAPDGTIGEDHGPETHLVPIILQVAQGKRDELSIFGDDYNTPDGTNVRDYVHVMDLADAHILAIKYLQEGNKSNAFNLGSSTGFSNKQMLEAAREVTGQPIPAKMAPRRPGDPDSLVAASDKARNILGWSPKYDDVHDIIATAWKWHSTHPKGYDDRD